In one window of Pseudopipra pipra isolate bDixPip1 chromosome 27, bDixPip1.hap1, whole genome shotgun sequence DNA:
- the SIN3B gene encoding paired amphipathic helix protein Sin3b isoform X2, with translation MKEFKSQSIDTPGVIRRVSQLFHEHPDLIVGFNAFLPLGYRIEIPKNGKLSIQSPLNSQVPPEPVPGAFPGSGMLLHYSQENSHNHSDCSEEFRQQLPYKEDKSQIPLESDSVEFNNAISYVNKIKTRFLDHPEIYRSFLEILHTYQKEQLNTKGRPFRGMSEEEVFTEVANLFRGQEDLLSEFGQFLPEAKRSLFTGNGPCEVNSVQKTEHEKNLEHSKKRSRPLLLRPVSGPAKKKMKLRGTKDLSVATVGKYGTLQEFSFFDKVRRVLKSQEVYENFLRCIALFNQELVSGSELLQLVTPFLGKFPELFAQFKSFLGVKELSFASPLSDRSGDGMSREIDYASCKRIGSSYRALPKTYQQPKCSGRTAICKEVLNDTWVSFPSWSEDSTFVSSKKTPYEEQLHRCEDERFELDVVLETNLATIRVLESVQKKLSRLTQEDQEKFRLDDCLGGTSEVIQRRAIYRIYGDKAPEIIESLKKNPVTAVPVVLKRLKAKEEEWREAQQGFNKIWREQYEKAYLKSLDHQAVNFKQNDTKALRSKSLLNEIESVYDEHQEQHSEGRSSSTNEPHLIFIYEDKQILEDAAALISYYVKRQPTIQKEDQATIRQIVHHFIPELFFSQPPEHNISEESTDEDRENHQGQNLDAPELRKKHVPGPPSSPLETKATFCDVTAAEPHNTLDDVYSLFFVNNNWYFFLRLHQTLCSRLLKIYRQAQKQLLEYRTEKEREKLLCEGRKEKTNDPAMELRLKQPSEVELEEYYPAFLDMVRSLLDGNIDPTQYEDTLREMFTIHAYIGFTMDKLVQNIVRQLHHLVSDDICLKVVELYLNERKRGAAGGNLSSRCVRAAKETSYQWKAERCMADENCFKVMFLQRKGQVIMTIELLDTEETQTEDPVEVQHLANYMEQYVGVEGAPNNQNDGFLLKPVFLQRNLKKFRKWQCKQVRALRSEVKSSWKRLIGVESACNVDCRFKLNTHKMMFIMNSEDYMYRRGALCRAKQVQPVVLLKHHQQFEEWHNRWLEENVSMEAVDVVQDWLMGDEDEEMVPCKTTCETVNVHGVPVNRYRVQYSRRPASP, from the exons ATGAAGGAGTTCAAGAGCCAGAG CATTGACACACCTGGAGTCATCCGTCGTGTTTCTCAGCTTTTCCATGAGCACCCTGACCTCATTGTAGGATTCAATGCATTTCTCCCTCTGGGCTACAGGATAGAAATTCCAAAGAATGGGAAGTTGAGTATACAGTCACCTTTGAATAGTCAG GTGCCCCCAGAGCCTGTTCCCGGTGCGTTCCCTGGCAGTGGGATGTTGTTGCACTACTCCCAGGAGAACTCACACAATCACAGTGACTGCTCAGAGGAGTTCAGGCAACAGCTTCCATACAAAGAAGATAAATCCCAAATTCCCCTGGAATCTGATTCTGTAGAGTTCAACAATGCCATCAGTTATGTGAATAAGATCAAAACACGCTTCCTTGACCATCCAGAAATTTACAGATCCTTTCTAGAAATTCTTCACACTTACCAG AAAGAGCAGCTGAACACCAAGGGCCGACCCTTTCGAGGCATGTCCGAGGAGGAGGTGTTTACTGAAGTGGCCAATCTGTTCCGGGGACAGGAGGATCTGCTCTCTGAGTTTGGACAGTTCCTCCCAGAGGCAAAAAGGTCTTTG TTCACAGGAAATGGACCATGTGAAGTGAACAGTGTCCAGAAGACTGAGCATGAGAAGAATCTGGAGCACAGCAAAAAGCGATCCAGACCATTGCTGCTGCGTCCTGTTTCTGGCCCAGCAAAG aagaaaatgaagctgCGGGGTACCAAAGATCTGTCAGTGGCAACAGTGGGGAAATATGGAACACTGCAGGagttttccttctttgacaAG GTTCGCAGGGTGCTCAAGAGTCAGGAGGTCTATGAAAATTTCCTCCGTTGCATCGCTCTCTTCAACCAGGAGTTGGTCTCTGGCTCTGAGTTGCTTCAGCTTGTTACACCGTTTTTAGG GAAATTCCCAGAGCTCTTTGCACAGTTCAAGTCCTTCCTTGGTGTGAAAGAGCTTTCCTTTGCTTCTCCACTGAGTGACCGATCGGGGGATGGAATGAGCCGGGAAATCGATTATGCATCCTGCAAGCGCATCGGATCCAGTTACAGGGCTCTCCCAAAAACCTACCAGCAGCCAAAGTGCAGTGGAAGGACAGCCATTTGCAAGGAG GTATTAAATGATACCTGGGTTTCGTTTCCATCCTGGTCTGAAGACTCCACTTTTGTCAGCTCCAAGAAGACtccatatgaggagcagctgcacCGCTGTGAGGATGAGCGATTCGAG TTGGATGTTGTCCTGGAGACCAATTTAGCCACAATTCGCGTGCTGGAGAGTGTGCAGAAGAAACTGTCACGGCTGACCCAAGAGGATCAGGAGAAATTCCGCCTGGATGATTGCCTGGGAGGGACATCGGAGGTGATCCAGCGCCGGGCCATATATCGCATCTATGGGGACAAAGCACCAGAGATCATCGAGAGTCTCAAGAAAAACCCAGTTACTGCAGTTCCTGTTGTTCTTAAGAG ATTGAAAGCAAAAGAGGAGGAATGGAGGGAGGCCCAGCAGGGCTTCAACAAGATTTGGAGGGAGCAGTATGAGAAGGCCTATTTGAAATCCCTGGACCACCAGGCTGTCAACTTCAAACAGAATGACACCAAAGCCTTGCGCTCCAAGAGCTTGCTGAATGAAATTGAGAGTGTCTATGATGAG CATCAGGAGCAGCATTCAGAGGGGAGAAGTTCATCCACAAACGAGCCTCATCTTATCTTTATCTACGAAGATAAGCAGATTTTGGaagatgcagcagctctgatCAGCTATTATGTAAAGAGGCAGCCTACCATCCAAAAGGAGGATCAGGCAACCATCAGGCAGATTGTGCATCACTTCATTCCTGAGCTGTTCTTCTCCCAGCCCCCTGAGCACAACATTTCTGAAGAATCAACAGATGAGGACAGAGAAAACCACCAGGGGCAGAACCTGGATGCTCCTGAGCTACGGAAAAAACATGTACCTGGGCCTCCAAGCAGTCCTTTGGAGACCAAAGCAACCTTCTGTGATGTTACAGCTGCTGAGCCCCACAACACTCTGGATGATGTTTACAGCCTCTTCTTTGTCAACAATAATTGGTATTTCTTCCTCCGCCTTCACCAGACTCTGTGCTCGAGGCTCCTAAAGATTTATCGTCAAGCTCAGAAGCAGCTTCTGGAATACAGGactgagaaagagagagagaaactcctctgtgagggaagaaaagagaagaccAATGATCCAGCCATGGAGCTAAGGCTGAAGCAACCAA GTGAGGTGGAACTGGAGGAGTACTACCCTGCCTTCCTGGATATGGTGAGGAGTCTGCTGGATGGGAACATTGACCCAACGCAGTACGAGGACACGCTGAGGGAGATGTTCACCATCCACGCCTACATCGGCTTCACTATGGACAAGCTGGTGCAGAACATTGTCCGCCAG CTTCACCATCTCGTGAGCGATGACATCTGCTTGAAGGTGGTTGAGCTCTACTTGAATGAGAGGAAgcgaggagctgctggaggtaACTTATCATCCAGGTGTGTGCGGGCAGCAAAGGAGACCAGCTATCAGTGGAAGGCTGAACGGTGCATGGCAGATGAGAACTGTTTCAAG GTCATGTTTCTTCAGCGGAAAGGACAGGTGATCATGACCATTGAGCTGCTGGATACAGAAGAAACCCAGACAGAGGATCCTGTGGAGGTCCAG CACCTGGCCAACTACATGGAGCAGTACGTTGGGGTGGAAGGAGCTCCCAACAACCAGAACGATGGCTTCCTCCTGAAACCGGTCTTTCTGCAAAG AAACCTGAAGAAGTTTCGCAAGTGGCAGTGCAAGCAGGTGAGGGCCCTACGCAGCGAGGTGAAGAGCTCCTGGAAGAGGCTCATCGGGGTGGAAAGCGCCTGTAACGTGGACTGTCGCTTCAAACTCAACACCCACAAGATGATGTTCATCATGAACTCAGAGGATTACATGTACAGGAGGGGAGCTCTCTGCCGAGCCAAGCAG GTCCAGCCCGTGGTGCTGCTGAAGCACCACCAGCAGTTTGAGGAGTGGCACAACCGGTGGCTGGAGGAGAACGTGTCCATGGAGGCCGTGGATGTGGTTCAAGACTGGCTAATGGGAGACGAGGACGAGGAGATGGTGCCCTGCAAAACCACGTGTGAGACAGTGAACGTCCATGGGGTGCCAGTGAACAGATACAGAGTCCAGTACAGCCGCCGTCCCGCTTCACCCTGA
- the SIN3B gene encoding paired amphipathic helix protein Sin3b isoform X1 has translation MAAGGGGGGRGAGGGSAPRWGGGGGRTAPHEKLPVHVEDALSYLDQVKIRFGSDPATYNGFLEIMKEFKSQSIDTPGVIRRVSQLFHEHPDLIVGFNAFLPLGYRIEIPKNGKLSIQSPLNSQVPPEPVPGAFPGSGMLLHYSQENSHNHSDCSEEFRQQLPYKEDKSQIPLESDSVEFNNAISYVNKIKTRFLDHPEIYRSFLEILHTYQKEQLNTKGRPFRGMSEEEVFTEVANLFRGQEDLLSEFGQFLPEAKRSLFTGNGPCEVNSVQKTEHEKNLEHSKKRSRPLLLRPVSGPAKKKMKLRGTKDLSVATVGKYGTLQEFSFFDKVRRVLKSQEVYENFLRCIALFNQELVSGSELLQLVTPFLGKFPELFAQFKSFLGVKELSFASPLSDRSGDGMSREIDYASCKRIGSSYRALPKTYQQPKCSGRTAICKEVLNDTWVSFPSWSEDSTFVSSKKTPYEEQLHRCEDERFELDVVLETNLATIRVLESVQKKLSRLTQEDQEKFRLDDCLGGTSEVIQRRAIYRIYGDKAPEIIESLKKNPVTAVPVVLKRLKAKEEEWREAQQGFNKIWREQYEKAYLKSLDHQAVNFKQNDTKALRSKSLLNEIESVYDEHQEQHSEGRSSSTNEPHLIFIYEDKQILEDAAALISYYVKRQPTIQKEDQATIRQIVHHFIPELFFSQPPEHNISEESTDEDRENHQGQNLDAPELRKKHVPGPPSSPLETKATFCDVTAAEPHNTLDDVYSLFFVNNNWYFFLRLHQTLCSRLLKIYRQAQKQLLEYRTEKEREKLLCEGRKEKTNDPAMELRLKQPSEVELEEYYPAFLDMVRSLLDGNIDPTQYEDTLREMFTIHAYIGFTMDKLVQNIVRQLHHLVSDDICLKVVELYLNERKRGAAGGNLSSRCVRAAKETSYQWKAERCMADENCFKVMFLQRKGQVIMTIELLDTEETQTEDPVEVQHLANYMEQYVGVEGAPNNQNDGFLLKPVFLQRNLKKFRKWQCKQVRALRSEVKSSWKRLIGVESACNVDCRFKLNTHKMMFIMNSEDYMYRRGALCRAKQVQPVVLLKHHQQFEEWHNRWLEENVSMEAVDVVQDWLMGDEDEEMVPCKTTCETVNVHGVPVNRYRVQYSRRPASP, from the exons ATGGCGGCggggggcggtggcggcggccgcggggccggcgggggcaGCGCCCCGCGAtggggcggtggcggcggccgGACCGCGCCGCACGAGAAGCTGCCGGTGCAC GTGGAGGATGCGCTTTCCTACCTGGACCAGGTGAAGATCCGTTTTGGCAGCGACCCTGCCACATACAATGGCTTCCTGGAGATCATGAAGGAGTTCAAGAGCCAGAG CATTGACACACCTGGAGTCATCCGTCGTGTTTCTCAGCTTTTCCATGAGCACCCTGACCTCATTGTAGGATTCAATGCATTTCTCCCTCTGGGCTACAGGATAGAAATTCCAAAGAATGGGAAGTTGAGTATACAGTCACCTTTGAATAGTCAG GTGCCCCCAGAGCCTGTTCCCGGTGCGTTCCCTGGCAGTGGGATGTTGTTGCACTACTCCCAGGAGAACTCACACAATCACAGTGACTGCTCAGAGGAGTTCAGGCAACAGCTTCCATACAAAGAAGATAAATCCCAAATTCCCCTGGAATCTGATTCTGTAGAGTTCAACAATGCCATCAGTTATGTGAATAAGATCAAAACACGCTTCCTTGACCATCCAGAAATTTACAGATCCTTTCTAGAAATTCTTCACACTTACCAG AAAGAGCAGCTGAACACCAAGGGCCGACCCTTTCGAGGCATGTCCGAGGAGGAGGTGTTTACTGAAGTGGCCAATCTGTTCCGGGGACAGGAGGATCTGCTCTCTGAGTTTGGACAGTTCCTCCCAGAGGCAAAAAGGTCTTTG TTCACAGGAAATGGACCATGTGAAGTGAACAGTGTCCAGAAGACTGAGCATGAGAAGAATCTGGAGCACAGCAAAAAGCGATCCAGACCATTGCTGCTGCGTCCTGTTTCTGGCCCAGCAAAG aagaaaatgaagctgCGGGGTACCAAAGATCTGTCAGTGGCAACAGTGGGGAAATATGGAACACTGCAGGagttttccttctttgacaAG GTTCGCAGGGTGCTCAAGAGTCAGGAGGTCTATGAAAATTTCCTCCGTTGCATCGCTCTCTTCAACCAGGAGTTGGTCTCTGGCTCTGAGTTGCTTCAGCTTGTTACACCGTTTTTAGG GAAATTCCCAGAGCTCTTTGCACAGTTCAAGTCCTTCCTTGGTGTGAAAGAGCTTTCCTTTGCTTCTCCACTGAGTGACCGATCGGGGGATGGAATGAGCCGGGAAATCGATTATGCATCCTGCAAGCGCATCGGATCCAGTTACAGGGCTCTCCCAAAAACCTACCAGCAGCCAAAGTGCAGTGGAAGGACAGCCATTTGCAAGGAG GTATTAAATGATACCTGGGTTTCGTTTCCATCCTGGTCTGAAGACTCCACTTTTGTCAGCTCCAAGAAGACtccatatgaggagcagctgcacCGCTGTGAGGATGAGCGATTCGAG TTGGATGTTGTCCTGGAGACCAATTTAGCCACAATTCGCGTGCTGGAGAGTGTGCAGAAGAAACTGTCACGGCTGACCCAAGAGGATCAGGAGAAATTCCGCCTGGATGATTGCCTGGGAGGGACATCGGAGGTGATCCAGCGCCGGGCCATATATCGCATCTATGGGGACAAAGCACCAGAGATCATCGAGAGTCTCAAGAAAAACCCAGTTACTGCAGTTCCTGTTGTTCTTAAGAG ATTGAAAGCAAAAGAGGAGGAATGGAGGGAGGCCCAGCAGGGCTTCAACAAGATTTGGAGGGAGCAGTATGAGAAGGCCTATTTGAAATCCCTGGACCACCAGGCTGTCAACTTCAAACAGAATGACACCAAAGCCTTGCGCTCCAAGAGCTTGCTGAATGAAATTGAGAGTGTCTATGATGAG CATCAGGAGCAGCATTCAGAGGGGAGAAGTTCATCCACAAACGAGCCTCATCTTATCTTTATCTACGAAGATAAGCAGATTTTGGaagatgcagcagctctgatCAGCTATTATGTAAAGAGGCAGCCTACCATCCAAAAGGAGGATCAGGCAACCATCAGGCAGATTGTGCATCACTTCATTCCTGAGCTGTTCTTCTCCCAGCCCCCTGAGCACAACATTTCTGAAGAATCAACAGATGAGGACAGAGAAAACCACCAGGGGCAGAACCTGGATGCTCCTGAGCTACGGAAAAAACATGTACCTGGGCCTCCAAGCAGTCCTTTGGAGACCAAAGCAACCTTCTGTGATGTTACAGCTGCTGAGCCCCACAACACTCTGGATGATGTTTACAGCCTCTTCTTTGTCAACAATAATTGGTATTTCTTCCTCCGCCTTCACCAGACTCTGTGCTCGAGGCTCCTAAAGATTTATCGTCAAGCTCAGAAGCAGCTTCTGGAATACAGGactgagaaagagagagagaaactcctctgtgagggaagaaaagagaagaccAATGATCCAGCCATGGAGCTAAGGCTGAAGCAACCAA GTGAGGTGGAACTGGAGGAGTACTACCCTGCCTTCCTGGATATGGTGAGGAGTCTGCTGGATGGGAACATTGACCCAACGCAGTACGAGGACACGCTGAGGGAGATGTTCACCATCCACGCCTACATCGGCTTCACTATGGACAAGCTGGTGCAGAACATTGTCCGCCAG CTTCACCATCTCGTGAGCGATGACATCTGCTTGAAGGTGGTTGAGCTCTACTTGAATGAGAGGAAgcgaggagctgctggaggtaACTTATCATCCAGGTGTGTGCGGGCAGCAAAGGAGACCAGCTATCAGTGGAAGGCTGAACGGTGCATGGCAGATGAGAACTGTTTCAAG GTCATGTTTCTTCAGCGGAAAGGACAGGTGATCATGACCATTGAGCTGCTGGATACAGAAGAAACCCAGACAGAGGATCCTGTGGAGGTCCAG CACCTGGCCAACTACATGGAGCAGTACGTTGGGGTGGAAGGAGCTCCCAACAACCAGAACGATGGCTTCCTCCTGAAACCGGTCTTTCTGCAAAG AAACCTGAAGAAGTTTCGCAAGTGGCAGTGCAAGCAGGTGAGGGCCCTACGCAGCGAGGTGAAGAGCTCCTGGAAGAGGCTCATCGGGGTGGAAAGCGCCTGTAACGTGGACTGTCGCTTCAAACTCAACACCCACAAGATGATGTTCATCATGAACTCAGAGGATTACATGTACAGGAGGGGAGCTCTCTGCCGAGCCAAGCAG GTCCAGCCCGTGGTGCTGCTGAAGCACCACCAGCAGTTTGAGGAGTGGCACAACCGGTGGCTGGAGGAGAACGTGTCCATGGAGGCCGTGGATGTGGTTCAAGACTGGCTAATGGGAGACGAGGACGAGGAGATGGTGCCCTGCAAAACCACGTGTGAGACAGTGAACGTCCATGGGGTGCCAGTGAACAGATACAGAGTCCAGTACAGCCGCCGTCCCGCTTCACCCTGA